In Yarrowia lipolytica chromosome 1F, complete sequence, a genomic segment contains:
- a CDS encoding uncharacterized protein (Compare to YALI0F30261g, some similarities with uniprot|O60177 Schizosaccharomyces pombe DEAD box helicase), protein MEAISLLSSDEESDGESFNKHLQNLSSGGGLKRPFEQASPVPVQAKPDNGLNAYRDSLKTMGTNTSFSASSIPGAFPQASSSQNDPKRHKVAEEITLSSDSGDDDIVETTPAPTQLSQTTGVTMSSKNAKLEELYRQAEAQFYANQQVGVRERSVGLSAIKARQTLKDRLAIAEQKSREAQERLRAINRNFDIDHDTRIAMAQKADQNARLLWSEKGARSQALRERTLLMLQFFAEPDKYVQHVMQILLQASGITVNQHNQNQQQRMQQPQPAHVLPYQRNPSSHRPRAHFDVDMVNDGIELVGGFPNGPRTAPSLFSRGAIELDSDDEEAYSASAGMDADEAESIRNLLESATSGLGTDVNDSAFDDVENMTPETMHSKLLPHQSLGVKWMLDAEKNQQKRGGLLGDGMGLGKTVQAIALWANKPTEDPEEHDHVPRHAKCTLIIAPVGLLHMWSNEFDTHMKPDHRPRTLLYHGPSTKKQYNTWEKLSEFDVVLVSFQTLVTEHKKMFFSSGLKVTENIRGPDGRMHRHRRAMRPEEFQSVSSPFYEGDAYFYRIIIDEAHSIKNRNTASAKACYKLDAVYRWCLTGTPMQNTVEDLQSLVKFLRIKPYDKEKSFNHHIASGIKKAAISGKAVRDDSMKRLQSLLAMIMLRRGKDSKINGAPILNLPPKTVETDAIDFSEDERKFYQDLETGAQRRVSKLMRQGGIGKHYQNVLVLLLRLRQACCHYQLVRAAEDGAEQQELTRDELSFVIEGCKAFAPNTVLRVATLFKQMQDADDLRRQTEGDDEEGTAGAKIEEIIPGVTRTSAKAEKVDPMVEDELNTMFGVVNDTVKDVKAKQEERDMSKFVVNDDSDLSSLDIIDEPSPDTSAASSINGRDAVKAEAVPVIPNGGSEADTASNGGINYKEEFPITNGTVTSVKGEDVEPDVSLETPEPSIQAPRRRTYNNAVESDDDKDDSPVGSRRATRSRAVKIGNAAEDSDGEGEWLDSDDATCSEEEDPRDRKGKGKARNQRVDRLKRLRERKFGFPLETCDESETPGDAYDDAQIAREEKRLAEGFECPICTDTVPQSQVRLFSTCGHSICHECSVSYFSSVVTPLCMTCREPISQSTMVPLRVFQKMHLEKKSPREVTREIQSEQARQKKHREAEKQKIEEEDEKLPPSAKALRCVELLEKIKEENPGEKTIIFSQFVSFMNLIGDELDNAGFEYLRYEGSMHADERSRAVTAFREDPSISVLLISLKAGNVGLTLTAANHVIIMDPFWNPYVEEQAMDRAHRIGQQRDVTVHKIVIEQTVEDRILELQKRKREMIESALDPSGQRQMARLSREELLFLFNMRPNPNTVAEAAAEAAAA, encoded by the coding sequence ATGGAAGCTATCAGTTTGTTGTCCAGCGATGAGGAGTCTGACGGAGAGTCTTTCAACAAGCACCTCCAAAACCTTTCGTCTGGAGGCGGCCTCAAGCGTCCCTTCGAACAGGCCTCACCTGTGCCAGTTCAGGCCAAGCCAGACAATGGCCTGAATGCCTACAGAGACTCTCTCAAAACCATGGGAACCAACACCAGCTTCTCAGCCTCAAGCATTCCTGGCGCGTTCCCCCAGGCTTCGAGTTCTCAAAACGACCccaaacgacacaaagtGGCTGAGGAAATTACTCTCAGCTCTGATTCTGGAGACGATGACATCGTGGAGACTACTCCTGCGCCAACACAGCTCTCACAGACAACGGGGGTTACTATGAGCAGTAAGAACGCCAAGCTGGAAGAGCTCTATAGACAGGCAGAAGCCCAGTTCTACGCAAACCAACAGGTTGGAGTAAGGGAGCGATCGGTGGGCCTTTCAGCCATCAAGGCGCGTCAGACTCTGAAGGATCGACTTGCCATTGCCGAACAAAAGTCCAGGGAAGCCCAAGAACGTCTGCGTGCTATCAACAGAAACTTTGACATCGATCACGACACTAGAATCGCCATGGCCCAGAAAGCAGATCAAAACGCGCGTCTGCTGTGGAGCGAGAAGGGCGCTCGATCGCAAGCGCTGCGTGAGAGAACGCTGCTTATGCTTCAATTCTTTGCAGAGCCAGACAAATATGTTCAGCATGTCATGCAGATTCTTCTCCAAGCCAGCGGCATTACTGTCAACCAACATaaccagaaccagcagcaacggATGCAGCAGCCCCAGCCTGCACATGTGCTTCCCTACCAGCGAAACCCATCCAGCCACCGTCCTCGTGCCCATTTTGATGTGGACATGGTCAACGACGGTATCGAGTTGGTTGGAGGGTTCCCCAACGGGCCTCGTACTGCACCTTCTCTGTTTAGTCGAGGTGCCATCGAACTTGATTCGGATGACGAGGAAGCATACAGTGCCAGCGCAGGCATGGATGCCGATGAAGCAGAAAGTATCCGTAACCTCCTCGAGTCTGCCACATCTGGTCTGGGCACCGATGTCAACGACAGTGCATTTGACGATGTGGAGAACATGACTCCCGAGACAATGCACTCCAAGCTGCTTCCTCATCAGAGTCTGGGAGTCAAGTGGATGCTGGACGCCGAGAAGAATCAGCAGAAGCGAGGAGGACTATTGGGTGATGGTATGGGACTAGGTAAGACGGTGCAGGCCATCGCCCTCTGGGCCAACAAGCCCACAGAGGATCCTGAGGAGCATGACCATGTACCTAGACATGCAAAATGTACTCTGATTATTGCTCCTGTCGGTCTATTGCACATGTGGAGTAACGAGTTCGACACTCACATGAAACCTGATCATCGGCCCCGAACACTGCTGTACCATGGTCCATCCACAAAGAAGCAGTACAACACCTGGGAGAAGCTATCCGAGTTCGATGTTGTGCTGGTGTCTTTCCAGACGCTGGTCACCGAGCACAAGAAGATGTTCTTCAGTTCCGGCCTGAAAGTGACTGAAAACATCCGGGGCCCTGATGGCAGAATGCATCGTCACAGACGTGCCATGAGACCCGAAGAGTTCCAATCGGTGTCTTCTCCCTTCTATGAGGGTGACGCTTACTTCTATCGCATTATCATCGACGAAGCGCACTCTATCAAAAACCGAAACACTGCCAGCGCCAAGGCCTGTTACAAGTTAGACGCGGTGTATCGGTGGTGCCTGACCGGTACTCCTATGCAAAATACAGTCGAAGATTTGCAATCGTTGGTCAAGTTTCTGCGGATTAAGCCctacgacaaggagaagagctTCAACCACCACATTGCCTCTGGTATCAAGAAGGCGGCGATCTCTGGTAAAGCAGTGCGAGATGATAGTATGAAGCGTCTACAGTCGCTACTTGCGATGATCATGCTTCGTCGAGGCAAGGACTCGAAGATTAACGGAGCGCCCATTCTCAATCTGCCTCCTAAGACCGTCGAGACTGATGCTATTGACTTCTCGGAGGATGAACGGAAGTTCTACCAAGATCTCGAGACTGGTGCCCAGCGACGAGTTTCCAAGCTCATGCGACAGGGTGGTATTGGCAAACACTATCAGAACGTTcttgttctgctgctgcgtCTCCGGCAAGCATGTTGTCATTACCAACTTGTTCGAGCTGCTGAGGATGGAGCAGAACAGCAGGAGCTCACTCGAGACGAGCTGTCGTTTGTCATTGAAGGCTGCAAGGCTTTTGCCCCCAACACTGTTCTTCGAGTGGCTACGCTGTTCAAGCAGATGCAGGACGCTGATGATCTTCGACGGCAGACTGAGGgggacgacgaggaaggGACTGCAGGtgccaagattgaggagatcATACCTGGTGTCACTCGAACATCTGCCAAAGCCGAGAAGGTTGATCCTATGGTTGAAGACGAGTTGAACACCATGTTTGGTGTTGTCAACGACACTGTCAAGGATGTCAAGGCCAAACAGGAGGAAAgggacatgtccaagtTTGTTGTCAACGATGATAGCGACTTGTCTTCTCTTGACATCATTGACGAGCCCAGCCCTGATACCTCTGCTGCTTCGTCTATCAACGGACGAGATGCTGTCAAGGCTGAGGCTGTTCCCGTGATTCCCAATGGCGGTTCTGAGGCTGACACTGCTTCCAACGGTGGTATAAACTACAAGGAAGAGTTTCCTATTACCAACGGAACTGTTACTTCTGTGAAGGGTGAGGACGTTGAACCTGATGTCAGTCTCGAAACGCCTGAGCCTTCGATCCAGGCACCTCGACGACGAACTTACAACAATGCTGTGGAatccgacgacgacaaggacgattCTCCCGTTGGTTCACGACGAGCGACCCGATCTCGAGCCGTGAAGATTGGCAATGCTGCCGAGGACTCGGATGGTGAGGGAGAGTGGCTTGACTCCGACGATGCCACTTGCAGTGAGGAAGAGGATCCTCGTGATCGCAAAGGCAAGGGCAAGGCTCGTAACCAGCGTGTGGACCGTCTAAAGCGTCTTCGAGAGCGAAAGTTCGGCTTTCCTCTTGAGACCTGTGATGAGAGCGAGACACCTGGAGATGCGTACGACGACGCTCAAATTGCTCGTGAGGAGAAGCGCCTTGCTGAAGGATTCGAATGTCCCATATGTACAGACACTGTTCCTCAGTCTCAGGTccgtctcttctccacttGTGGCCACTCCATTTGCCACGAGTGCAGTGTCTCCTACTTCTCTTCTGTTGTCACTCCTCTGTGTATGACTTGCCGAGAACCCATCAGCCAGAGCACGATGGTGCCTCTTCGGGTGTTCCAGAAAATGCAtctcgagaagaagtcCCCTCGTGAGGTGACTCGGGAGATTCAGTCTGAGCAGGCCCGTCAGAAGAAGCATCGAGAGGcagagaagcagaagattgaggaggaggatgagaaGCTGCCTCCTTCAGCTAAGGCTCTGCGATGtgttgagctgctggagaaaatcaaggaggagaaccCTGGAGAGAAGACCATCATTTTCTCCCAGTTTGTCTCTTTCATGAATCTGATTGGCGATGAGCTTGACAATGCTGGCTTCGAATACCTTCGGTACGAGGGTAGTATGCATGCTGATGAGCGATCACGGGCTGTGACAGCTTTCCGAGAAGATCCCAGTATCTCGGTTCTACTCATTTCGCTGAAGGCGGGTAATGTCGGTTTGACGCTGACAGCAGCCAACCATGTGATCATTATGGACCCCTTCTGGAATCCCTACGTCGAGGAACAGGCCATGGACCGAGCTCACCGTATTGGCCAGCAGCGAGATGTCACTGTGCACAAGATTGTGATTGAGCAGACGGTAGAGGACCGTATTTTGGAACTTCAGAAGCGAAAGCGGGAGATGATCGAGTCAGCTCTTGACCCATCTGGCCAGAGACAGATGGCACGTCTTTCTCGAGAGGAGTTGCTGTTTTTGTTCAACATGCGACCCAACCCGAACACAGTTGCCGAAGCTGCCGCcgaagctgctgctgcttaG
- a CDS encoding uncharacterized protein (Compare to YALI0F30283g, similar to Saccharomyces cerevisiae ARV1 (YLR242C); ancestral locus Anc_8.399, similar to CA6119|CaARV1 Candida albicans CaARV1 involved in sterol uptake and distribution into the plasma membrane), translating to MICIECTEPVSSLYTEYSTDNIRLTACSKCNKFADKYIEHDGVLIFIDLLLLKKQAYRHLVFNVLTPDTSPSTTNDNLHPRVRRLFLLITLFEVYLTWAQVEKGPQTPLTRYLLGLPIITQYNYFLIICLTEAVTWHISVRVMARILLGWKRPNALSTALLISSATKLLPILMIIWDYDVPLAAALVGWAVNFNVVEALTIVLSCSYFKAILITAMSSIAKGAVSRFIFMPILLNDCDVEFPSLDVSAIGQPTLFAQVFQLIKTYAERV from the coding sequence ATGATCTGTATAGAATGTACAGAACCGGTGTCATCATTATACACGGAGTACTCAACCGATAACATTCGACTCACTGCATGCTCCAAATGTAACAAATTCGCCGACAAATACATTGAACACGACGGAGTGCTCATCTTCATcgacctgctgctgctcaagaaaCAGGCCTACCGACACCTGGTCTTCAACGTGCTCACACCTGACACAAGCCCAAGCACAACCAACGACAACCTTCACCCTCGAGTACGACGGCTGTTTCTGCTCATCACCCTTTTTGAAGTGTACCTGACGTGGGCacaggtggagaagggaCCACAAACGCCATTAACGCGTTACCTCCTGGGACTGCCCATTATCACACAATATAACTACTTTCTCATCATCTGTCTGACTGAGGCAGTCACATGGCACATCTCGGTACGTGTCATGGCAAGGATTCTGTTGGGCTGGAAACGCCCAAATGCATTGTCTACAGCACTACTCATTTCATCAGCAACAAAACTACTGCCGATTCTCATGATCATCTGGGACTACGATGTGCcccttgctgctgctctggtAGGCTGGGCTGTCAATTTCAACGTCGTTGAAGCCCTCACTATCGTATTGAGCTGTTCATACTTCAAGGCTATTCTAATAACAGCCATGTCAAGTATAGCAAAGGGAGCTGTTTCGAGGTTCATTTTTATGCCCATTCTACTAAACGACTGTGACGTCGAGTTCCCAAGTCTGGACGTTAGCGCCATCGGCCAACCCACACTCTTTGCTCAAGTCTTTCAACTTATCAAGACCTACGCCGAGCGTGTTTAA
- a CDS encoding uncharacterized protein (Compare to YALI0F30305g, similar to Saccharomyces cerevisiae HCR1 (YLR192C); ancestral locus Anc_7.363, similar to uniprot|Q05775 Saccharomyces cerevisiae YLR192c HCR1 component of translation initiation factor eIF3) has protein sequence MASWDDEDFEVPAAATPAVPANWDDDEEEDVMDSWDAEEPTKAPGPKTTVAAPKKAQRQQIAKIEREMAAMKLKPEDASTKRDRQRQAELDSDMMNASELFGGTGGIADSAAKAEAAPAPAAPAAPMKLSDLAIFHPKEKKDFTNLKETLAPILTDLNKTSPLAYPDFAITFTKALAEPLKVEQLRKLISTLNAYQNEKIREEKAARGKKKKPGLAAASAKINDDKDTSTFNDNFDDFDDFM, from the coding sequence CCCCGCAGTCCCCGCCAACTGggatgacgacgaagaggaggacgtCATGGACTCCTGGGATGCTGAGGAGCCCACCAAGGCACCCGGACCCAAGACCACCGTGGCTgcccccaagaaggcccaGCGACAGCAGATCGCCAAGATCGAGCGAGAGATGGCTGCCATGAAGCTCAAGCCTGAGGATGCTTCCACCAAGCGAGACCGACAGCGACAGGCCGAGCTCGACTCCGACATGATGAACGCTTCTGAGCTGTTTGGTGGCACTGGAGGTATTGCTGACAGCGCTGCAAAGGCTGAGGccgctcctgctcccgctgCCCCTGCCGCTCCCATGAAGTTGTCGGATCTGGCAATCTTCCaccccaaggagaagaaggacttcaccaacctcaaggagacTCTGGCCCCCATCCTCACAGACCTTAACAAGACCAGCCCACTGGCCTACCCCGACTTTGCCATCACCTTCaccaaggctctggctgAGCCCCTCAAGGTCGAGCAGCTCCGAAAGCTCATCTCTACCCTGAACGCTTACCAGAATGAGAAGATTcgagaggagaaggctgctcgaggtaagaagaagaagcccggtcttgctgctgcctccgCCAAGATCAATGACGATAAGGATACTTCTACCTTCAACGACAACTTCGATGATTTTGACGATTTCATGTAA